In one window of Deltaproteobacteria bacterium DNA:
- a CDS encoding acyl-CoA dehydrogenase family protein, which produces MDFELTEEQKMLKQTVARFVDQQIIPLAPAIDEAERFPEENFKAMGDMGLFGMTIPEAYGGSATDFLSCVLVMEEIMRGCVSTGNTYGAHAILCTENIYRNGNEAQRRKYLPDLIAGKKVGALAITEPEAGSDALSLKTRAVRKGDRYILNGTKMFITNGPLADVVVVYAKTDPDAGQKGISAFIVEKGFPGFSTGKTLHKMGVRGSPTGELIFEDCEVPVENLLGEENNGIRVLMSGLDRERIIYSIAPIGVAQGAFDLAFRYASERVQFGAPIVSFQMIQDMLADMAAKIQAGRLLAYWAATMADSGKRVRLEASYAKLFCAEVGVEAVGKAVQIFGGYGFIREFPIERMYRDVKGIEFGAGTNQIQKLIIMGELMRKGNA; this is translated from the coding sequence ATGGACTTTGAACTGACCGAAGAACAGAAGATGTTGAAACAGACCGTGGCCAGGTTTGTGGACCAGCAGATCATTCCCCTGGCCCCGGCGATCGATGAGGCCGAGCGGTTTCCCGAGGAGAACTTCAAGGCCATGGGGGACATGGGTCTATTCGGCATGACCATCCCCGAGGCATACGGCGGCAGCGCGACGGACTTTCTCTCGTGTGTCCTGGTCATGGAGGAAATCATGCGGGGATGCGTTTCCACCGGGAACACCTATGGTGCGCACGCCATCCTCTGCACCGAGAACATCTATAGAAACGGCAACGAGGCCCAGCGGCGCAAATATCTCCCCGACCTGATCGCGGGAAAAAAGGTGGGCGCCCTGGCCATTACCGAGCCGGAGGCCGGGTCGGATGCCCTCTCCCTCAAGACCCGGGCCGTCAGGAAGGGGGACCGGTACATCCTCAACGGAACCAAGATGTTCATCACCAACGGCCCCCTGGCCGACGTGGTGGTGGTCTATGCCAAGACCGACCCGGATGCCGGGCAGAAAGGAATATCCGCCTTTATCGTGGAAAAGGGATTCCCCGGGTTTTCCACGGGAAAGACCCTCCATAAGATGGGGGTGCGGGGGTCGCCGACAGGAGAGCTGATCTTTGAAGACTGCGAGGTCCCGGTTGAAAACCTCTTAGGCGAAGAAAACAACGGGATCCGAGTCCTCATGAGCGGGCTGGACCGGGAGCGGATCATCTATTCCATCGCCCCCATAGGGGTGGCCCAGGGGGCATTTGACCTGGCCTTCCGGTATGCCTCGGAGCGGGTTCAGTTCGGGGCGCCCATTGTCAGCTTTCAAATGATTCAGGACATGCTGGCCGACATGGCCGCCAAGATTCAGGCCGGAAGGCTTCTGGCCTACTGGGCCGCAACCATGGCCGATTCGGGAAAACGGGTCCGGCTGGAGGCATCCTATGCCAAGCTCTTCTGCGCAGAGGTGGGGGTGGAGGCCGTGGGCAAGGCCGTGCAGATCTTCGGCGGATATGGGTTCATCCGGGAATTCCCCATCGAGCGGATGTACCGCGACGTGAAAGGGATAGAGTTCGGGGCCGGCACCAATCAGATTCAGAAGCTGATCATTATGGGAGAGCTGATGCGGAAAGGAAATGCCTAA
- a CDS encoding long-chain fatty acid--CoA ligase, translating to MEERIWHKAYAQGVPPSLDYEALTLHDALERTARRFPHTFALIMMGKKITYRELNDLVNRFAGALADLGIRKGDKVALLLPNMPQVVIASYAVFRLGGVVVMNNPLYTENELAHQLNDSDSTMAICLDLLVPRMLKLKEKTGIKSIISCHIRDYLPFPKKQLFPLVKKKMHRNTDPGEGVLDFLDLVKKYPPTPPQASVDFDDLAALLYTGGTTGVSKGVMLTHRNCSICVQQLRAWIFDAEEGEDSMLGTFPIFHSAGFTTGMNTAIYRGLTLILIPRPEPAAVLEMTRKFRPDWFPCVPTIFVGVLNHPDFPKTDFSFVKGCVSGAAPLAVETVHQWENAVGAGIVECYGLTETSVLSHANPWRGKTKTGSVGVPVPDTDCRIVDVETGARDMPMGESGEVLLKGPQVTQGYYKNPEETQHAIRDGWLYTGDIGYMDDEGYLFIVDRKKDMIIAGGYNIYPRDIDEVLYEHPKIQEACAVGIPDRYRGETVKVFIVPRAGETLTEAEVLAFCKEKLAAYKVPKLVEFMDDLPKSTVGKVLRRELREMEIQKAKENAGREG from the coding sequence ATGGAAGAGAGGATTTGGCACAAGGCCTATGCCCAGGGGGTCCCGCCCAGCCTGGATTATGAAGCGCTCACCCTTCATGATGCGCTGGAGAGGACAGCCAGGCGGTTTCCCCATACGTTTGCCCTGATCATGATGGGGAAAAAGATCACCTACCGGGAATTGAACGACCTGGTAAACCGTTTTGCCGGGGCCCTGGCGGATCTCGGCATACGGAAAGGGGACAAGGTGGCCCTCCTGCTGCCCAACATGCCTCAGGTGGTGATTGCCTCCTATGCGGTATTCCGGCTCGGCGGGGTGGTGGTCATGAACAACCCGCTTTACACCGAGAACGAACTGGCGCACCAGCTGAATGACTCGGATTCCACCATGGCCATATGTCTCGATCTCCTCGTGCCGAGGATGCTCAAGCTCAAAGAGAAGACCGGGATTAAAAGCATCATTTCCTGCCATATCCGCGACTACCTCCCATTCCCCAAGAAGCAGCTCTTTCCCCTTGTCAAGAAGAAGATGCACCGGAATACCGACCCCGGCGAAGGGGTTCTTGATTTTCTGGATCTTGTGAAAAAGTATCCCCCCACGCCCCCGCAGGCGTCCGTTGACTTTGATGACCTTGCCGCCCTCCTTTATACCGGCGGGACCACCGGCGTGTCCAAGGGCGTGATGCTGACCCACCGCAACTGCAGTATCTGTGTTCAGCAGTTGAGGGCATGGATCTTTGATGCGGAGGAGGGGGAGGACAGCATGCTGGGGACCTTCCCTATTTTTCACTCGGCCGGATTTACCACCGGCATGAACACCGCCATCTACAGGGGCCTGACCCTCATCCTGATCCCCCGGCCCGAACCGGCTGCAGTCCTTGAAATGACGCGCAAGTTCCGGCCTGACTGGTTCCCCTGCGTCCCGACCATTTTTGTGGGCGTGCTCAATCATCCGGATTTTCCCAAGACCGACTTCTCTTTTGTAAAGGGATGCGTCTCCGGCGCCGCACCGCTGGCCGTTGAGACCGTCCATCAGTGGGAAAACGCCGTGGGTGCGGGAATTGTGGAGTGCTACGGCTTGACAGAGACCTCTGTTCTCTCCCACGCCAACCCTTGGCGGGGAAAGACCAAGACAGGGAGCGTGGGAGTCCCGGTCCCGGACACGGATTGCCGGATCGTGGATGTTGAGACCGGCGCCAGGGACATGCCGATGGGCGAGTCCGGCGAGGTCCTCCTCAAGGGTCCCCAGGTGACGCAGGGATACTACAAGAACCCGGAGGAGACGCAGCATGCGATCCGGGACGGGTGGCTCTACACCGGGGATATCGGCTATATGGATGATGAAGGCTACCTGTTCATCGTGGACCGGAAAAAAGACATGATCATCGCCGGCGGTTACAACATCTATCCGAGGGACATCGACGAGGTCCTTTACGAGCATCCCAAGATCCAGGAGGCCTGCGCCGTGGGGATTCCCGATCGCTATCGGGGGGAGACCGTAAAGGTCTTTATCGTGCCCAGGGCAGGGGAGACCCTGACAGAGGCGGAGGTGCTCGCCTTCTGCAAGGAGAAGCTTGCCGCATACAAGGTTCCGAAACTGGTGGAATTCATGGATGACCTCCCCAAGAGCACGGTGGGCAAGGTGCTGCGGAGGGAATTGAGGGAAATGGAGATTCAAAAGGCGAAGGAAAATGCGGGCCGGGAGGGGTGA
- a CDS encoding NAD(P)/FAD-dependent oxidoreductase: METYDTVVIGAGNGGLTAAARLAKKGLKVLLLERHNIPGGCATSFCRGRFEFEVALHQLSGMGTPERPGPLRMALAGLGVLDDLTFVEMKDLFSVSMPDGFRLTLKADKEEVISQLEQRFPHEKTAIHQFFDLVYAYANNMLAAFFFKDPAPSRDKYPVLYSHAFKPANEVLDEIFTDPLLKGILSVYWGYLGLPPNHLSFAYLAMLFFVYIEFKPFHIKGGSQALSNAIADQFISNGGTARFNCGARRILVENGAVQGVLTDEGDRIQTKTVVSNASQVTTYAQLMDATDIPGSVFREMGGRSLSPSAFTMFVGFDCEPEELGITASTNFLVEAFEFDDRIFNRMRSVNITDETMVLSCYDVSDPDFSPPGTCQANIVTLKYGEPWMRIPPTQYHDIKFRCAEAMLRRVEAVFPGVRAHVEELETATPLTHMRYLGHPEGAIYGFEQYTKDSMFFQPGRYGPIEGLYFASGWIGDCGFQPTLNAGLSAAKSIIRKLNAA; encoded by the coding sequence ATGGAAACATATGATACAGTGGTGATCGGGGCCGGCAACGGCGGCCTGACAGCGGCCGCGCGGCTGGCGAAGAAGGGCCTCAAGGTCCTCCTGCTGGAACGGCACAATATCCCCGGGGGATGCGCCACCAGTTTCTGCAGGGGCCGGTTCGAGTTCGAGGTGGCCCTGCATCAGCTCAGCGGGATGGGGACCCCGGAAAGACCGGGGCCGCTCCGGATGGCGTTAGCGGGTCTGGGGGTCCTGGACGATCTGACCTTTGTGGAGATGAAAGACCTTTTCAGCGTGTCCATGCCGGACGGCTTCCGGTTGACGCTCAAGGCGGACAAGGAAGAGGTGATCTCCCAACTGGAGCAGAGATTCCCCCATGAGAAGACGGCCATTCACCAATTCTTCGATCTGGTCTACGCCTATGCCAATAACATGCTGGCCGCCTTCTTTTTCAAGGACCCGGCCCCGTCCCGTGACAAATACCCGGTTCTCTACAGCCATGCGTTCAAACCGGCCAATGAGGTCCTGGACGAGATTTTTACCGACCCCCTGTTGAAAGGGATACTGTCTGTCTATTGGGGATACCTGGGGCTGCCCCCCAACCACCTCTCCTTTGCCTATCTTGCCATGCTCTTTTTTGTCTACATCGAGTTCAAGCCGTTTCACATCAAGGGCGGTTCCCAGGCACTTTCCAATGCCATCGCCGATCAATTCATTTCCAACGGCGGCACGGCCCGGTTCAACTGCGGGGCAAGGCGCATCCTTGTTGAAAACGGCGCAGTTCAGGGCGTTTTAACCGACGAGGGCGATCGCATTCAGACAAAAACCGTGGTCTCCAATGCGTCGCAGGTCACTACCTATGCCCAGCTCATGGATGCCACAGACATCCCGGGTTCCGTGTTCAGGGAGATGGGGGGGCGGAGTCTCAGTCCATCGGCGTTTACCATGTTCGTCGGTTTTGACTGCGAGCCCGAAGAATTGGGAATCACCGCATCCACCAACTTCCTGGTGGAAGCGTTTGAGTTTGACGACAGGATCTTCAACCGGATGCGGAGCGTGAACATCACGGACGAGACCATGGTCCTGAGTTGTTACGATGTGTCCGATCCTGATTTCTCACCGCCCGGGACCTGCCAGGCCAATATCGTCACCCTGAAATACGGCGAGCCGTGGATGCGCATCCCGCCCACTCAGTATCACGATATCAAATTCCGATGCGCCGAGGCCATGCTCCGCCGGGTGGAGGCTGTTTTCCCGGGTGTACGGGCCCATGTTGAGGAGCTGGAGACGGCCACGCCCCTGACCCACATGCGCTACCTGGGACACCCCGAGGGCGCCATCTACGGGTTCGAACAGTACACCAAGGATTCCATGTTCTTTCAGCCGGGACGTTATGGGCCCATTGAAGGCCTCTATTTTGCCAGCGGCTGGATCGGGGATTGCGGGTTCCAGCCCACTCTGAACGCGGGGTTGTCGGCGGCCAAATCCATCATCCGAAAATTGAATGCAGCATAA
- a CDS encoding 2Fe-2S iron-sulfur cluster binding domain-containing protein, with protein MSKAIFEEFDGYQGIADEITFSRKHGTDYTIYRDSVNQQINLLHPSRMTLRVSDIIDETPSTKTLRLVSQDGYLPPFLAGQYIALFLDAKGVRTSRPYSISSPPNQTGYYDITVRRVEAGRVSTYLLDEVGRGDALESSGPAGHFYFNPVFHDRTMVCLAGGSGITPFMSMIREVVECGLDRTLYLFHGSKTLDEAIFYDELCAVSKRFENIFYVPVIEHPPEGYEGAKGLMTGTLIRKTLGDPREKTFYLCGPQGMYDFCVPELEVLDIPLRKIRKEVYGPPARIWEDPAWPREIQADDHFRVRVSGADAIHARAGEPLLTALENAGLRVPALCRSGECSMCRIKILSGKVFQPAGVPVRKSDRQFRYVHACVSYPLEDLEILV; from the coding sequence ATGAGCAAGGCGATCTTCGAGGAATTTGACGGCTATCAGGGGATTGCGGATGAGATCACATTCAGCAGGAAGCATGGGACAGACTATACCATCTACCGGGATTCGGTGAATCAGCAGATTAATCTGCTGCATCCCAGCCGCATGACCCTTCGCGTCTCGGACATCATTGATGAGACGCCGTCCACAAAGACACTCAGGTTGGTGTCTCAGGACGGGTACCTGCCTCCCTTCCTGGCCGGGCAGTATATCGCCCTCTTTCTGGATGCAAAAGGGGTGCGCACCAGCCGGCCCTATTCCATATCCTCCCCGCCCAACCAGACCGGCTATTACGATATAACGGTCCGGCGTGTGGAAGCCGGCCGGGTGTCCACCTATCTCCTGGACGAGGTCGGCCGGGGGGACGCTTTGGAGAGTTCAGGCCCTGCGGGTCATTTCTATTTCAATCCCGTGTTTCACGACAGGACCATGGTCTGTCTTGCCGGCGGAAGCGGCATCACCCCGTTCATGAGCATGATCCGTGAGGTGGTTGAATGCGGTTTGGACAGAACCCTCTATCTTTTTCATGGAAGCAAGACCCTCGATGAGGCCATTTTTTATGATGAGTTGTGCGCCGTTTCCAAGCGGTTCGAGAATATCTTCTATGTGCCGGTGATTGAACATCCACCCGAAGGATATGAAGGCGCAAAAGGGCTGATGACCGGGACCCTCATACGGAAGACTCTCGGCGATCCCCGGGAAAAAACATTCTATCTCTGCGGCCCTCAGGGAATGTATGATTTCTGCGTGCCCGAACTGGAAGTCCTCGACATCCCCCTGCGGAAAATCAGAAAGGAGGTCTACGGCCCCCCGGCCCGCATATGGGAGGACCCGGCATGGCCCCGGGAGATTCAGGCCGATGATCACTTCCGTGTCAGGGTGTCCGGGGCAGACGCAATCCATGCCCGGGCCGGAGAACCCCTTCTGACGGCTCTGGAAAATGCCGGGTTAAGGGTCCCCGCTCTCTGCCGATCCGGTGAATGCAGCATGTGCCGCATCAAGATCCTCTCCGGCAAGGTCTTTCAGCCGGCAGGCGTGCCGGTTCGAAAATCAGACCGGCAGTTCCGCTATGTCCATGCGTGCGTTTCCTACCCGCTGGAGGACTTGGAAATATTGGTATAA
- a CDS encoding HDOD domain-containing protein — MNDKVALPSTSDIRKVLTFDRKELPSFPQVAAKLLEMSRDETTLIEDISRVVESDPGCAARVLEVVNSAIYGLQRKITALPEAVVLLGFDEIRKLSIGMTVFQGLFASGRSREFDRIHFWRHSLSVAVLAMEIAKKIEYSRPEEAYIVGLLHDVGKIFLDLQGQRNYGEFLHGIAGSQDNIVEQERKILGLGHDDVGAFFCSLWKLPEPIVLAVKYHHQRFQPEDLSKEEAVLISIASLSNFVCWTQGIGSFDMVCPPILAPEVEDFIDFEQIDIINCISAMNREVERISEFYQFVFPTPNQIHENLLWTNFKLSRANTRYFYNAPPVGMDGILQTTENVTPSDLGLELGKPLAKAKTIKEVLDIVMFQIGCIFEPVHWSLLLKDPKSGDMIFTVAAGANKEKLEGVRLPRGEGIVGYIMETGSPLIVEDVSRDIRLSNRMAPYDGLEIRSYMATQLKSENKIFGVIELIDKIDGKAFTPEELNMLASISEYAAIAIERAYFNQALQKMATLDALTGLKNRYSLERALGNREKMLKQYGPDASIMIIDIDKFKRINEIKGRQAADGVLKHLADILRKTFRRTDDIFRYEGDKFIVLLSGTDREAAAQAKWRILKTFDTLKGDIEVSISIFVHSVKTDHARGLIHFLEEKLARDKAVSRDEPVENLEQNLQPLLEQEMKKQAPERAKPYHKKVSLDGEFVLLSSKSHGRMRVEGISLLEIGFTITSGHQIRIGEFIDLSFRLDDPKRSLVKRRVVVRKVENKQIDAEVYNPPPYAKNLGFYLMS; from the coding sequence ATGAATGATAAAGTAGCCCTTCCTTCTACATCCGACATCAGAAAGGTCCTCACCTTTGACAGGAAGGAACTGCCCAGTTTTCCCCAGGTAGCGGCAAAACTGCTTGAAATGTCCAGGGATGAAACCACTTTGATCGAGGATATTTCAAGGGTGGTTGAATCCGATCCCGGTTGTGCGGCCAGGGTATTGGAGGTTGTAAATTCAGCCATTTACGGTCTTCAAAGAAAGATAACGGCGCTGCCTGAAGCAGTTGTCCTTCTGGGGTTTGATGAGATCAGAAAACTCTCTATCGGAATGACTGTTTTTCAGGGATTGTTTGCATCAGGCAGATCAAGAGAGTTTGACAGGATCCATTTCTGGCGTCATTCCCTTTCCGTGGCGGTGCTCGCCATGGAAATCGCAAAGAAAATTGAATACTCACGCCCTGAAGAAGCCTATATCGTGGGGCTTCTGCATGACGTGGGAAAGATATTTCTGGATCTTCAGGGCCAACGGAATTACGGAGAATTTCTTCACGGGATTGCAGGTTCTCAGGACAACATCGTTGAACAGGAACGAAAAATCCTTGGGCTTGGACATGACGATGTAGGCGCCTTTTTCTGTTCCCTCTGGAAATTGCCTGAACCCATTGTGCTGGCGGTAAAATACCATCATCAACGCTTTCAACCGGAGGATCTTTCCAAAGAAGAGGCGGTGTTGATATCCATTGCTTCCCTGTCGAATTTCGTCTGCTGGACTCAGGGCATCGGATCCTTTGACATGGTCTGCCCCCCGATTCTGGCCCCTGAGGTCGAGGATTTCATCGATTTTGAACAGATTGATATCATTAACTGCATCAGCGCCATGAACAGGGAAGTGGAACGTATTTCCGAGTTTTACCAGTTTGTTTTTCCAACCCCTAACCAAATCCACGAAAATCTGCTCTGGACGAATTTTAAACTTTCCAGGGCAAATACCAGATATTTTTATAATGCCCCCCCGGTAGGAATGGACGGGATTCTTCAGACAACTGAAAATGTCACTCCCTCCGATCTTGGCTTGGAACTGGGCAAACCCCTTGCAAAAGCAAAAACCATCAAGGAGGTGCTGGATATTGTCATGTTCCAGATCGGGTGCATTTTTGAGCCTGTGCACTGGTCCCTGTTACTGAAAGACCCGAAAAGCGGGGACATGATTTTTACTGTTGCGGCGGGGGCAAACAAAGAGAAACTGGAGGGCGTGAGACTTCCCAGAGGAGAAGGGATTGTGGGCTATATCATGGAAACAGGAAGCCCATTAATCGTGGAAGACGTTTCAAGAGACATCCGCCTGAGCAATCGCATGGCCCCCTATGACGGTTTGGAAATCCGGTCTTACATGGCAACGCAGCTCAAGAGCGAAAATAAAATATTCGGGGTCATTGAATTAATCGATAAAATAGACGGAAAGGCGTTCACGCCCGAAGAGTTGAATATGCTGGCGTCGATTTCAGAGTATGCGGCCATAGCCATTGAGAGGGCCTATTTTAACCAGGCACTCCAGAAGATGGCGACACTGGACGCCCTAACCGGCCTTAAAAACAGATACAGTCTGGAGCGCGCACTGGGCAACAGGGAAAAAATGTTGAAACAATACGGCCCTGATGCCTCCATAATGATCATTGATATAGATAAATTCAAACGAATTAATGAAATCAAAGGGCGTCAGGCTGCTGATGGAGTTCTGAAACATCTTGCCGACATTCTAAGAAAAACCTTCCGGCGCACGGACGATATATTTCGATACGAGGGAGATAAATTCATTGTCCTCCTGTCAGGGACGGACAGAGAAGCCGCCGCGCAGGCCAAATGGAGAATACTCAAGACCTTCGATACGCTCAAAGGTGATATTGAAGTATCCATCAGCATCTTTGTTCATTCCGTGAAAACAGATCACGCCAGGGGGCTGATTCATTTTCTTGAAGAAAAACTCGCCAGAGACAAGGCGGTCTCCAGAGACGAACCCGTTGAAAATTTGGAACAGAACCTGCAACCTCTTCTTGAGCAGGAGATGAAGAAACAAGCGCCGGAAAGGGCGAAACCCTATCATAAAAAGGTATCGCTGGACGGCGAATTCGTATTACTCAGTTCAAAATCACATGGTCGGATGAGGGTCGAAGGGATTTCCCTGCTCGAGATCGGTTTTACAATAACATCGGGGCATCAAATTCGAATCGGTGAGTTTATTGACCTGTCGTTCCGGCTGGATGATCCGAAAAGGTCCCTGGTGAAACGTCGGGTCGTGGTCAGAAAGGTGGAGAACAAACAAATTGATGCCGAAGTTTACAACCCCCCTCCTTATGCAAAGAACCTCGGTTTTTACCTCATGAGTTGA